The following coding sequences are from one Gossypium raimondii isolate GPD5lz chromosome 4, ASM2569854v1, whole genome shotgun sequence window:
- the LOC105778753 gene encoding vacuolar cation/proton exchanger 3 has product MGSLQEPWVLDNVDSKGLVRHGKTSINMSSSLLRTKSDLPLGSRVRCPMLRHFLANLHEVVLGTKLSVIFPVVPLAFVAHFYGFGRPWVFALSLLGVSALAERISFLTEQIAYYIGPTVGGLVNATCGNATELIIAIFALRQNKIDMVKYSLLGSVLSNMLLVLGTSLFCGGIAYLRKGQKFNRRQAEVNCILLLLALLCHSLPLLFRMSGASAADTADPIMQLSRASSVVMLIAYITYLVFQLFTHSQFFEAQEEPKDEEDGALEQGGGEGEEEEEEAVIGFWSAFVWLVVLTALVSLLSQYLVETIEDASYSWGISVSFNSTILLPIVGNAAEHAGAIIFAFKDKLDISLGVALGSATQISMFAVPLCVIAAWIMGIDMDLNFNLLETGCLALSIIAVAFTLQDGNSHYLKGLILILLYSVIGACFFVSKTPLTT; this is encoded by the exons ATGGGATCGTTGCAAGAGCCATGGGTATTGGATAATGTAGATTCGAAGGGTTTGGTCCGCCATGGCAAGACTTCAATTAACATGTCGTCGTCGTTGTTGCGGACAAAGTCGGACCTGCCGCTTGGTTCCAGGGTCCGATGCCCAATGCTTAGGCACTTCCTCGCCAATCTTCATGAGGTCGTTTTAGGCACTAAACTCTCTGTTATCTTTCCTGTTGTTCCACTCGCCTTTGTTGCTCACTTCTATGGGTTTGGAAGA CCTTGGGTTTTTGCATTAAGTTTACTTGGAGTTTCAGCATTGGCTGAACGAATCAGCTTCCTCACCGA GCAAATTGCTTATTACATTGGCCCAACAG TGGGAGGGTTGGTGAATGCAACCTGTGGCAATGCTACTGAGCTGATCATAGCAATTTTTGCACTAAGGCAAAACAAAATAGATATGGTAAAGTATTCCCTGCTGGGTTCAGTCCTATCAAATATGCTTTTGGTTCTTGGGACCTCTCTCTTTTGTGGCGGTATTGCTTACCTCAGAAAGGGACAAAAATTCAACAGA AGACAAGCCGAAGTGAACTGTATCTTACTGCTGCTTGCATTACTGTGCCATTCGCTGCCATTGTTGTTCCGAATGAGTGGGGCATCCGCCGCTGACACAGCCGACCCAATAATGCAGTTGTCGAGAGCCAGCAGCGTTGTTATGTTGATTGCTTACATTACATACCTGGTCTTCCAACTATTCACACACAGTCAATTCTTTGAAGCTCAAGAG GAAccaaaagatgaagaagatggaGCATTAGAACAAGGAGGAGGAGAAggagaggaggaagaagaagaagcagttATTGGATTTTGGAGCGCATTTGTATGGCTAGTTGTACTCACTGCTCTCGTCTCTCTGCTATCTCAATATCTTGTAGAAACAATTGAG GATGCCTCGTATTCATGGGGAATCTCTGTTAGCTTTAACAGTACGATTTTGCTACCCATTGTTGGAAATGCAGCAGAACATGCAGGAGCCATCATTTTTGCTTTTAAAGACAAGCTG GATATTTCTCTAGGTGTTGCATTAGGATCTGCAACTCAGATTTCCATGTTTGCAGTACCACTCTGCGTGATTGCAGCTTGGATTATGGGTATTGACATGGATCTTAACTTCAATCTCCTTGAAACTGGCTGTCTCGCCCTATCAATTATTGCTGTTGCCTTCACTTTACAA GATGGTAATTCTCACTACCTCAAAGGACTGATTCTTATACTGCTCTACAGTGTTATTGGAGCTTGCTTTTTTGTATCCAAAACACCTCTAA CAACTTGA